In one Pseudoliparis swirei isolate HS2019 ecotype Mariana Trench chromosome 23, NWPU_hadal_v1, whole genome shotgun sequence genomic region, the following are encoded:
- the ints1 gene encoding integrator complex subunit 1 isoform X7, giving the protein MNRPKPTALRRPNAAKPSGHPPPGDFIALGPKGGEPKAPAVLLKPVSTNLPADRKRETSAALPSSSGLSGLAKRPKLSTTPPVSALGRLADVAAVDKRAISPSIKEPSVVPIEVSAAILLDEIEAAESEGNDDRIEGLLCGAAKQLKLNRAKPDITLYLSLMFLAKIKPNVFSTEGIIEALCSLLRRDAAINFKAKGNSLVSVLACNLLMAAYEEDENWPEIFVKVYIEDSLGERIWVDSSHCKNFVDNIQTAFGTKMPPTSMLLQADTGRSGGDLSAGSSPHPSTPEEDDNQTELLIAEEKLSPEDDGQMMPSRMILAYCRYDELAESVEDYVLDVLRDQLNRRQPMDNVSRNLLRLLTATCGYKEARLMTVQRLEMWLQNPKLTRAAQDLLMSLCMNCNTQCADDMEVISNLIKIRLKPKVLLNQYMLCVRELLNANRDNLGTMVKLVIFNELSNARNPNNMQVLHTVLQHSPDQGPKFLAMVFQDLLTNKDDYLRASRALLREIIKQTKHEINFQSFCFGLMQERKETTHVDLELKERFVIQVTDLLTVSMMLGITAQVKESGIAWDKGEKKNLESLRSFQNQIASIQRDAVWWLHTVVPTISKVNAKDYVHCLHKVLFTEQPETYYKWDNWPPESDRNFFLRLCSEVPLLEDTLMRILVIGLSRDLPLGPADAMELADHLVKRAAGVQSDDLEVLRVERIQLIDAVLNLCTYHHPENIQLPAGYQPPNLAISALYWKAWLLLLVVAAFNPQKIGLAAWDGYPTLKMLMEMVMTNNYSYPPCTIADEDTKTEMINRELQVSQREKQDILAFESHLAAASTKQTITESNSLLLSQLTSLDPQGPPRRPPPLIQEQVKTLNQSLRLGHLLCRSRNPDFLLNIIQRQASSQSMPWLADLVQSSEGSLDVLPVQCLCEFLLHDAADDSLPIEDDEEGESKEQKAKKRQRQQKQRQLLGRLQDLLLGPKADEQTTCEVLDYFLRRLSSSQVASRVLAMKGLSLVLSEGGLKDGDERDQPMEEDSTDAELLPGYQWLLQDLPKLPLFDSVRGMTSTALQQAIHMETDPQTISAYLIYLSQHAPVEEQASHNDLALDVARLIVERSTIMNSLFSKHSGRPESDAVLSAFLTIFSAYIKRMRKTKEGEDLYSWSESQDQVFLRWTTGETATMHILVVHAMVILLTLGPPKGESDFYALLDIWFPDKKPLPTAFLVDTSEEALLLPDWLKLRMIRSEVSRLVDAALQDLESQQLLLFVQSFGIPVSSMSKLLQYLDQAVSHDTETLEQNIMDKHYMAHLVEVQHERGATGGHTFHSILSSTLPPDIDSAETSTAKVTVETPHSSVKMRAASQLPDVGPEDDLTGMLLQIFPSKVDPRWHGPPPSQLSLALQQALAKELMRAKQGQIQQGGLAFRLLQAFAALLTSTHAGPVVISMHHSHALSCPLMRQLYLYQRLVSQDKAFSSLFLKVIVEMLIWLDTPTVEAGPLKTLLKSFAGQNSTKHRHNDVRSGFLHLAEALAYRIEIEVPLIAIIAMLKSGERCNAEPELIEKVLQGLMEARSPYLEELLSLLMTVGTQNGTAGPVATVISLLLQESEERSVKKEVDSNNTEVTKSGLSSGLLVDWLEHLDPEVTSVCPDLQQKLLFALNKSRGTPAYRPYLLALLTHQSNWSTLLQCISALLSKCRDYKLDPSSALDFLWACSHIPRIWQGRDQKIPQKKTEKCVLRLSSEELISLVDLILSESELNSRDSPHNDKSRLDQASCSLIQSRLPLLHSYCSGELENIKKVSEYLINCTKKWEDSAMSKRCQNLLLQIYLHFPEVIQHVTLPEGTFSSGGAADGSSCKLDVLVHRLVTLLADIGDTKSVEGRVSDANLACRKLAVSHPVLLLRHLPMVAGLLHGRIHLNMQEFRQQNHMTFFSNVLAILELLQPLVFHGDHQRALQDCLLSFMKVLRNFQRTRSPLVFINKFLQFTQKYITHVAAAAIPYLQKHSDILQGLCAENPDLVQLKSLLAGLTLPVKRSSAETDPEERDDDMSTGSLPLVNISASVSLSMGDMTMYLKKMSRGEAVEDVLEVLTEVDEKSRRTPEIIQYFISDLQRLMMSSEELCRSMAFNLALRCIQNNPCLATDFLPTFMYCMGSGNYDVVQTSLRNLPEYVLLCQEHADILLHKAFLVGIYGQIDTSSMISESMKVLHMEATT; this is encoded by the exons ATGAATCGTCCAAAGCCGACAGCCCTCAGGCGCCCCAATGCTGCAAAACCATCAG GTCACCCTCCGCCAGGAGATTTCATTGCTCTCGGCCCAAAGGGTGGAGAGCCCAAAGCTCCCGCTGTCCTGCTGAAGCCAGTATCCACAAATCTACCGGCTGACCGCAAGAGAGAGACCTCCGCCGCTCTGCCCTCTTCATCTGGTCTGTCCGGCCTCGCCAAGCGGCCCAAACTGTCCACCACCCCACCAGTCAGCGCTCTGGGACGACTCGCTGATGTTGCAGCCGTAGACAAGAGGGCGATATCGCCCTCAATAAAGGAGCCGTCAGTGGTACCCATTGAAG tGTCGGCGGCGATTCTTCTCGATGAGATTGAAGCTGCAGAGTCTGAAGGAAATGATGATCGCATCGAGGGGCTGCTGTGTGGAGCGGCGAAACAACTCAAGTTGAACCGAGCGAAGCCCGACATAACGCTCTACCTCAGTCTCATGTTCCTGGCCAAAATCAAACCCAACGTTTTTTCCACCGAAGGAATTATCGAG GCTTTGTGCAGCCTCCTGCGTCGGGATGCTGCGATCAACTTTAAAGCCAAGGGGAACAGCCTCGTGTCTGTTCTGGCGTGCAATCTGCTGATGGCAGCCTATGAGGAGGACGAGAACTGGCCAGAGATCTTTGTGAAA gtgtacATTGAGGACTCTCTGGGGGAAAGAATCTGGGTGGACAGTTCTCACTGTAAGAATTTTGTTGACAACATCCAGACTGCTTTTGGGACAAAGATGCCCCCGACAAGTATGTTGCTGCAGGCTGACACCGGCCGCTCTGGTGGCGATCTCAGTGCAG GTAGCAGCCCTCATCCCTCAACCCCCGAGGAGGATGACAACCAGACAGAACTGCTGATAGCGGAGGAGAAACTCAGCCCCGAGGATGACGGGCAGATGATGCCGAGTCG AATGATCCTGGCGTACTGTCGGTACGATGAACTGGCAGAGAGCGTGGAAGACTACGTGCTCGACGTCTTGCGCGATCAGTTGAACCGCAGGCAGCCGATGGACAACGTGTCACGGAACCTGCTGCGTCTGCTCACGGCCACGTGTGGCTACAAAGAGGCTCGGCTCATGACCGTGCAGAGGCTGGAGATGTGGCTCCAGAACCCAAAA CTGACTCGAGCGGCTCAAgacctcctcatgtccttgtgtatGAACTGCAACACCCAGTGTGCAGATGACATGGAGGTGATCTCCAATCTGATCAAGATCCGACTCAAACCTAAAGTTCTCCTCAACCAGTACATgctgtgtgtcag GGAGCTGCTCAACGCGAACAGAGACAACCTGGGCACGATGGTGAAGCTGGTGATCTTCAATGAGCTGTCCAATGCCAGGAACCCGAACAACATGCAAGTCCTTCACACGGTGCTGCAGCACAGCCCCGATCAGGGTCCAAAG TTCTTGGCGATGGTGTTCCAGGACCTGCTGACCAATAAGGACGACTACCTCCGTGCCTCGCGAGCTCTGCTGCGAGAGATCATCAAACAGACCAAGCATGAGATTAACTTCCAGTCCTTCTGCTTTGGTTTAATgcaggagagaaaggagaccACCCATGTGGACTTGGAGTTAAAA GAACGTTTTGTCATCCAGGTGACGGATTTACTGACCGTCTCTATGATGTTGGGCATCACCGCTCAGGTCAAAGAGTCTGGCATCGCGTGGgacaaaggagagaagaaga ATCTGGAGAGCCTGAGGTCGTTTCAGAATCAGATTGCTTCCATCCAGAGAGACGCCGTGTGGTGGCTTCACACCGTGGTTCCTACCATCAGCAAAGTGAATGCAAAAGACTACGTTCACTG CCTTCACAAAGTGCTGTTCACGGAGCAACCCGAGACGTATTACAAGTGGGACAACTGGCCTCCGGAGAGTGACAGAAA TTTCTTCCTTCGCCTCTGCTCCGAGGTGCCTCTGTTGGAAGACACGCTCATGCGCATTCTAGTGATCGGGCTGTCGCGGGATTTGCCCCTGGGCCCCGCCGATGCCATGGAGCTCGCCGATCACCTGGTGAAGAGGGCTGCTGGAGTTCAGTCCGATG ATCTGGAGGTCCTGAGAGTGGAGAGGATCCAGCTGATTGATGCGGTGCTGAATCTATGTACATACCACCACCCGGAGAACATTCAGCTGCCTGCAGG GTACCAGCCGCCAAATTTGGCAATATCCGCACTGTACTGGAAggcttggctgctgctgcttgtggTGGCTGCGTTTAATCCTCAGAAAATAG GTTTGGCTGCCTGGGATGGCTATCCGACACTGAAAATGCTCATGGAGATGGTTATGACCAA TAACTACAGCTACCCTCCATGCACCATTGCGGACGAGGACACAAAGACGGAGATGATCAACAGGGAGCTGCAGGTCtcccagagagagaaacaagataTCCTGGCCTTTGAGAGCCACCTGGCTGCAGCCTCCACCAAACAGACCATCACAGAGAGCAACAGCCTGCTGTTGTCTCAGCTCACCAGTCTGGATCCACA gGGTCCTCCTCGgcgacctcctcctctgatccaGGAGCAGGTGAAAACCCTCAACCAGTCTCTGCGGCTGGGACATCTCCTTTGCCGCAGTCGCAACCCAGACTTCCTCCTCAACATCATCCAGAGACAG GCTTCCTCTCAGTCCATGCCGTGGTTGGCTGATTTGGTCCAGTCCAGCGAGGGGTCCCTGGATGTGCTTCCAGTGCAGTGCCTGTGTGAATTTCTGCTGCACGATGCTGCAGATGACAGTCTACCAATAGAGGATGacgaagagggagagagcaaggAGCAAAAAGCCAAGAAGAGACAA AGGCAGCAAAAGCAAAGGCAGCTCCTCGGACGGCTCCAGGATCTGTTGTTGGGTCCTAAGGCTGACGAACAGACCACATGTGAAGTGCTGGACTACTTTCTGCGTCGCCTCAGCTCTTCTCAGGTGGCATCGCGAGTCCTGGCCATGAAG ggTTTGTCATTGGTGCTGAGCGAAGGAGGCTTAAAAGATGGAGACGAGCGGGATCAGCCCATGGAAGAAGACTCGACAGATGCTGAGCTCTTGCCAGGGTACCAGTGGCTGCTCCAAGACCTCCCAAAGCTCCCCTTGTTTGACAGTGTCAGAGGCATGACGTCCACTGCTCTGCAGCAG GCGATTCACATGGAGACGGATCCGCAGACAATCAGTGCCTATCTTATCTacctatcccagcatgcaccagtaGAGGAGCAGGCTTCTCACAATGACCTGGCCCTG GACGTCGCCCGGCTCATCGTCGAGCGCTCCACCATCATGAACAGCCTGTTCTCCAAACACTCCGGCAGACCGGAGTCCGACGCCGTGCTCAGTGCTTTCCTCACCATCTTCTCCGCCTACAtcaagaggatgaggaagaccAAAGAGGGCGAGGATCTTTACAGCTGG tCAGAATCTCAGGACCAGGTGTTTCTGCGTTGGACCACAGGAGAAACCGCGACCATGCACATTCTTGTCGTTCACGCCATGGTTATCCTGCTGACTCTGGGGCCACCCAAAG GAGAAAGTGATTTCTACGCTCTTCTGGACATTTGGTTTCCCGACAAAAAGCCTCTACCGACGGCCTTCCTGGTTGACACCTCAGAAGAGGCCCTTCTGCTGCCTGATTGGCTGAAACTGAGGATGATCCGATCAGAGGTTTCTCGATTAGTTGATGCAG CTTTGCAAGACCTGGAGTCTCAGCAGTTGCTGCTGTTCGTCCAGTCCTTCGGCATCCCCGTGTCCAGCATGAGTAAACTACTGCAGTACCTGGATCAGGCGGTGTCTCATGACACAGAGACGCTAGAACAGAACATCATGGACAAGC ACTACATGGCCCACCTGGTTGAAGTGCAGCATGAGCGAGGTGCCACCGGGGGGCACACTTTCCATTCAATACTGAGCTCCACTCTTCCTCCAGATATCG ATTCTGCTGAAACAAGTACGGCCAAAGTTACCGTGGAAACGCCACACAGCTCTGTGAAGATGAGAGCGGCCAGTCAGCTTCCTGACGTTGGGCCGGAAGACGATCTCACCGGCATGTTGCTTCAG ATATTCCCGTCAAAAGTGGACCCCCGCTGGCACGGCCCCCCTCCCAGCCAGCTCTCTCTGGCCTTGCAGCAGGCTCTCGCTAAGGAGTTGATGCGGGCCAAGCAGGGCCAAATTCAGCAGGGCGGGCTAGCGTTTCGGCTCCTGCAGGCCTTTGCGGCCTTGCTCACCTCTACTCACGCGGGGCCTGTTGTCATATCGATGCACCACAGCCAcgccctctcctgtcctctcatgcGCCAACTTTACCTCTACCAG CGTCTCGTGTCCCAGGACAAGGCTTTCTCCTCACTATTCCTGAAGGTCATTGTTGAGATGCTCATTTGGTTAGACACCCCAACTGTGGAGGCAGGACCGCTGAAGACTCTGCTCAAATCCTTCGCCGGTCAGAACTCTACCAAACACCGGCACAATGATG TGCGTTCCGGTTTCCTCCACCTGGCGGAAGCTCTGGCGTATCGCATAGAAATAGAAGTGCCGCTGATAGCCATCATTGCAATGCTGAAGTCTGGAGAGCGATGCAATGCGGAGCCAGAGCTCATTGAGAAAG TGTTACAAGGGCTGATGGAGGCGAGGTCGCCGTATCTGGAGGAGCTCCTGTCCCTGTTGATGACTGTTGGCACACAGAACGGGACAGCCGGCCCCGTTGCCACGGTGATTTCCTTGCTGCTTCAGGAGAGTGAGGAGCGATCTGTGAAAAAGGAAGTGGATTCTAACAA CACCGAGGTGACAAAGTCCGGACTGAGCTCTGGGCTGCTGGTGGATTGGCTGGAGCATCTCGACCCTGAGGTGACCTCCGTGTGTCCggacctgcagcagaaactgCTGTTTGCCCTCAACAAG TCCAGAGGAACTCCTGCCTACAGACCATATCTGTTGGCCTTGCTCACACATCAGTCAAACTGGTCCACCCTCCTGCAGTGTATCAGTGCTCTTCTCAGCAAGTGCAGAGACTACAA ACTCGACCCCTCATCAGCCCTTGATTTCCTGTGGGCCTGTAGCCACATCCCGCGTATCTGGCAGGGACGCGATCAGAAGATCCCTCAA AAGAAAACCGAAAAGTGTGTGCTCCGACTCAGTTCCGAAGAGCTCATCAGCCTGGTGGACCTGATCCTGTCGGAGTCGGAGCTCAACAGTCGCGACTCCCCGCACAATGACAAAAGCAGATTGGACCAGGCCTCCTGCTCCCTCATCCAGTCCCGGCTGCCCCTCCTTCACTCCTACTGCAGCGGAGAGCTGGAAAACATTAAGAAAGTCTCCGAGTACCTCATCAACTGCACAAAGAAATGGGAGGACAG TGCGATGAGTAAGCGTTGCCAGAACTTGCTGCTCCAGATCTATCTGCACTTCCCTGAGGTCATCCAGCACGTTACCCTGCCCGAAGGCACATTCAGCAGCGGGGGGGCTGCAGACGGCAGCAGCTGCAAG CTTGATGTTCTGGTGCATCGTCTGGTCACACTGCTCGCCGATATCGGAGACACAAAGTCCGTTGAGGGCCGTGTGTCCGATGCCAACCTCGCATGCAGGAAGCTGGCGGTGTCGCACCCGGTCCTTTTGCTCAG aCACCTGCCTATGGTTGCGGGTCTCCTACACGGCCGCATTCACCTGAACATGCAGGAGTTCCGGCAGCAGAACCACATGACGTTCTTCAGCAACGTGCTCGCCatcctggagctgctgcagccGCTCGTGTTCCACGgcgaccaccagagggcgcttcAGGACTGCCTTCTGTCATTTATGAAGGTCCTCCGG AACTTCCAGAGGACTCGTTCGCCGCTCGTCTTCATCAACAAGTTTTTGCAGTTCACGCAGAAGTACATCACCCACGTTGCAGCGGCCGCCATTCCCTATTTACAGAAGCACTCTGACATCTTGCA GGGTTTGTGTGCAGAAAACCCCGACCTGGTTCAACTGAAATCTCTGCTGGCTGGACTCACGCTGCCCGTGAAAAGGTCTTCTGCAGAGACTGATCCCGAAGAGAGAGACG ATGACATGTCCACTGGTTCCTTGCCCCTCGTTAACATATCGGCCTCGGTTTCACTGAGTATGGGTGACATGACAATGTACCTGAAGAAGATGTCGAGAGGAGAGGCCGTCGAGG ATGTGTTGGAAGTGTTGACAGAGGTGGATGAGAAGTCTAGGAGGACCCCCGAAATCATCCAGTACTTCATT AGCGATCTGCAGAGACTCATGATGTCGTCTGAGGAGCTGTGTCGGAGCATGGCCTTCAACCTCGCCCTGCGCTGCATCCAGAATAATCCCTG CCTAGCAACGGACTTCCTGCCGACCTTCATGTACTGCATGGGCAGCGGTAACTACGACGTGGTCCAAACGTCTCTCAGGAATCTTCCGGAGTATGTGCTTCTCTGTCAAG AACACGCAGACATCTTGCTCCACAAAGCGTTTTTAGTGGGTATCTACGGACAGATTGACACCAGTTCAATGATCTCAGAGTCTATGAAGGTCCTTCACATGGAAGCAACAACATAG